Proteins co-encoded in one Papaver somniferum cultivar HN1 chromosome 5, ASM357369v1, whole genome shotgun sequence genomic window:
- the LOC113279710 gene encoding egg cell-secreted protein 1.4-like translates to MASLYFTSSKFLFGLTMLIAVTQAAMGNIGTTAQARSLLHVPEGSPISLAARLQSTGSYSECWDSLMELQACTGEVILFFLNGETHLGNNCCRAIHVIQHSCWPAMLGSLGFTQEEGDILRGYCDAAANVVL, encoded by the coding sequence ATGGCTTCACTTTATTTCACTTCTTCAAAGTTTTTATTTGGACTGACAATGTTGATTGCAGTAACACAGGCCGCAATGGGCAATATCGGCACTACTGCTCAAGCAAGATCTTTGTTGCATGTTCCGGAAggatcaccaatatccttggctGCTCGGCTACAATCGACTGGGTCATACTCAGAATGTTGGGACTCGTTAATGGAGCTTCAAGCATGTACTGGAGAGGTTATACTGTTCTTTCTTAATGGTGAGACACATTTAGGTAACAATTGTTGTCGAGCAATTCATGTGATCCAACACAGCTGTTGGCCTGCTATGCTTGGGTCATTAGGTTTTACTCAAGAGGAAGGGGATATCCTACGCGGATACTGTGATGCCGCTGCCAATGTTGTACTGTGA
- the LOC113279711 gene encoding protein NDR1-like, whose translation MFRAYEPVSEDIVLEWQSFTELNNCSEVLPFMQEQLFTSGGELALLMYSPLRPRCSLEKFYILALNKASNHPNSTAIALELSFWNRNNEKSIYYDNLNMTLYYHSKSLTSPIGNTSIPRFYQQHSHTKHHIEMIQTSGVPWKDAKMKVSNGSAAVFRVYLTMNIRYSNGIWKSRRHELSLGVNVTVNDQGMKSVNSSLRLLAV comes from the exons ATGTTTCGCGCATATGAACCAGTATCTGAAGACATTGTACTGGAATGGCAGAGCTTCACTGAACTAAACAAT TGTTCTGAGGTTCTACCATTTATGCAAGAGCAGTTGTTCACCAGTGGCGGTGAACTTGCTTTGCTCATGTATTCACCG CTTAGACCTCGATGTTCACTCGAAAAGTTTTACATTCTTGCGCTCAATAAAGCTTCGAATCACCCGAATTCCACAGCCATAGCGCTGGAGCTCAGTTTCTGGAATCGAAACAATGAGAAGAGTATTTACTACGATAACCTTAACATGACTTTGTATTATCATAGCAAGAGCTTAACTTCACCAATTGGGAATACATCTATTCCACGATTTTATCAACAACATAGCCATACAAAACATCATATTGAGATGATTCAAACTTCTGGGGTACCTTGGAAGGATGCCAAAATGAAGGTTTCAAATGGAAGTGCGGCCGTATTTCGAGTCTATTTGACAATGAATATAAGGTATTCGAATGGGATATGGAAGTCAAGAAGACACGAGCTAAGTTTAGGAGTTAATGTTACTGTCAATGATCAGGGAATGAAGTCTGTCAACAGTAGCTTGAGGTTGTTGGCTGTCTAA
- the LOC113282941 gene encoding PRA1 family protein F2-like — MSKSTSHTGYYGTIPISTPSTSESGMEFISRAKERGRSIYATRKPWKELADLKSFDRAINFTRIKRNLNYFRVNYAMIMLGILFLSLLWHPVSMIVFLVVFVGWLFLYFFRDEPLVVYNWSFDDRVILVVLSVVTICALILTHVWLNVVVSLAIGVGLVVLHSTFRVTDDLYLDDEQDGGYGGGGGGLLSVVGSSERTGYSHV, encoded by the coding sequence ATGTCTAAATCTACATCACATACTGGTTACTACGGAACGATTCCAATATCGACACCATCAACATCAGAATCAGGCATGGAATTCATCTCAAGAGCTAAAGAAAGAGGTAGATCAATCTACGCAACTCGTAAACCATGGAAAGAACTTGCAGATCTAAAATCTTTCGACAGAGCTATTAATTTCACTCGAATCAAAAGAAATCTGAATTACTTTCGAGTTAATTATGCTATGATCATGTTAGGTATACTTTTCTTGAGTCTGTTATGGCATCCAGTTTCGATGATTGTGTTCTTGGTTGTTTTTgttggttggttgtttttatacTTCTTTAGAGACGAACCATTGGTTGTTTATAATTGGAGTTTTGATGATCGTGTGATACTGGTGGTGTTGAGTGTTGTGACGATTTGTGCTCTAATTTTGACTCATGTGTGGTTGAATGTTGTTGTTTCGCTTGCAATTGGAGTTGGATTGGTTGTGTTGCATTCGACTTTTAGGGTTACTGATGATTTGTATCTGGATGATGAGCAAGATGGTGGttatggcggtggtggtggtggattgtTATCTGTTGTTGGCAGTTCAGAGAGGACAGGTTACAGTCATGTATGA
- the LOC113277886 gene encoding F-box/kelch-repeat protein At3g23880-like has protein sequence MCRMRYVYEIGCGFGYDCGIQDYKVVAIVDNKNTNCSDVEVYTLGLDPWRRSSSIPYRLAKGGPAGVFFNGALHWLAQSCSGTKLQVLLSFDMKDEIFVEIHQPENLDKFDYKFVGVLGGCLSMLCSVGKVGFEVWVMQDYGVTDSWTTLEGGLLGIFCWLHCFITEFVYMSYGICLYGCTFDQFRCRQCFENGRYTNSSDKKILLSTRV, from the coding sequence ATGTGCCGGATGAGATATGTTTATGAAATTGGGTGTGGGTTTGGTTATGATTGCGGAATTCAGGATTACAAGGTTGTAGCAATTGTTGATAATAAGAATACAAATTGTTCGGATGTGGAGGTTTATACATTAGGTTTAGATCCATGGAGAAGGAGTTCATCCATCCCGTACAGACTTGCTAAAGGAGGACCTGCTGGGGTGTTTTtcaatggagctcttcattggttagCCCAATCATGTTCAGGTACCAAATTACAAGTTTTACTTTCATTTGATATGAAAGATGAGATTTTCGTTGAGATAcaccaacctgaaaatttggacaAATTCGATTATAAATTTGTGGGTGTGCTAGGTGGTTGTCTAAGCATGCTTTGCAGTGTTGGTAAGGTTGGTTTTGAGGTATGGGTGATGCAGGATTATGGAGTCACAGACTCATGGACTACATTAGAAGGAGGACTTTTGGGGATATTCTGTTGGCTTCATTGCTTTATTACCGAATTTGTCTATATGAGTTACGGAATTTGTCTATATGGGTGTACATTTGACCAATTCAGATGCAGACAATGTTTTGAAAATGGCCGCTATACTAATTCTTCTGATAAGAAGATTCTCCTTTCAACTCGTGTATGA